One Acropora palmata chromosome 2, jaAcrPala1.3, whole genome shotgun sequence genomic window carries:
- the LOC141873946 gene encoding high mobility group protein 20A-like isoform X2, which yields METTTNDLSGEKSETRLIVQERSSENSPSASPNKPEPRKTVLTKGKKRKKPDKDLNAPKAPLTGYVRFLNEHREKIRAENQDLPFHEVTKILGNMWSQLPSQQKQCYLEEAEKDKERYMKELEQYQQTDAYKNFVARQKALKKADEDGLNGTEGSDDLFCSACNLYFNSPHNKREHMSGKKHFAVISSQMDRAEKHAEKTANVKDSAEVKKTEETTESQPLQIPLDGDIPIFTEEFLNYNKARENELRKLRKVNTEFEEQNAMLSKHIENMKKGMEKLEGERREQQNEISALQRHLAKLRQVISRSFREIQIPGEKEPITLESVDSFVGKLQLYIQENSKENLELTAKIKDIIASLDYPNCLKDSNS from the exons ATGGAAACCACAACAAATGATCTCAGCGGAGAGAAAAGCGAAACAAG gTTAATAGTTCAAGAAAGATCATCAG AGAACAGCCCATCTGCAAGTCCAAATAAACCTGAGCCGAGAAAG acAGTGCttacaaaaggaaagaagagaaaaaagccTGATAAGGACTTGAATGCCCCAAAAGCTCCTCTGACAGGATATGTCAGATTTCTGAATGAACATCGTGAGAAAattcgagctgaaaatcaaGACCTTCCTTTTCATGAAGTTACCAAAATACTTGGAAATATGTGGAGTCAGTTACCTTCCCAACAAAAACAG TGTTACCTGGAAGAAGCAGAGAAAGACAAGGAACGTTATATGAAGGAGCTGGAACAGTATCAGCAAACTGATGCCTATAAAAACTTTGTTGCCAGGCAAAAGGCATTGAAAAAAG CTGATGAAGATGGTCTCAATGGCACAGAG GGAAGTGATGACTTGTTCTGCAGTGCATGTAACTTGTATTTCAACTCACCTCACAACAAGCGTGAACACATGTCTGGGAAGAAGCATTTTGCTGTCATCTCATCTCAAATGGACAGAGCAGAAAAACATGCAGAGAAAACTGCAAATGTCAAAGATTCAGCAGAGGTTAAAAAAACAGAAGAGACCACAGAATCTCAACCACTGCAAATTCCACTTGATGGTGATATACCAATATTCACAGAAGAGTTTCTGAATTACAACAAAG CTCGGGAGAATGAACTACGAAAACTCAGAAAAGTAAACACAGAGTTCGAAGAACAGaatgctatgcttagcaagcACATAGAGAACATGAAGAAAGGCATGGAGAAGCTTGAAGGAGAAAGAAGAGAACAACAGAATGAAATTAGTGCTTTACAGAGACATCTTGCCAAACTACGACAAGTTATCTCCCGGAGCTTTAGAGAAATCCAAATCCCAGGAGAAAAGGAACCAATTACACTGGAGTCTGTAGATTCATTTGTTGGGAAACTACAGCTGTATATTCAAGAAAACAGCAAGGAGAACTTAGAATTAACTGCTAAAATAAAAGACATCATTGCTTCTCTGGACTACCCAAA TTGCCTCAAGGATAGTAACAGCTGA
- the LOC141873946 gene encoding high mobility group protein 20A-like isoform X1 — protein METTTNDLSGEKSETRLIVQERSSAENSPSASPNKPEPRKTVLTKGKKRKKPDKDLNAPKAPLTGYVRFLNEHREKIRAENQDLPFHEVTKILGNMWSQLPSQQKQCYLEEAEKDKERYMKELEQYQQTDAYKNFVARQKALKKADEDGLNGTEGSDDLFCSACNLYFNSPHNKREHMSGKKHFAVISSQMDRAEKHAEKTANVKDSAEVKKTEETTESQPLQIPLDGDIPIFTEEFLNYNKARENELRKLRKVNTEFEEQNAMLSKHIENMKKGMEKLEGERREQQNEISALQRHLAKLRQVISRSFREIQIPGEKEPITLESVDSFVGKLQLYIQENSKENLELTAKIKDIIASLDYPNCLKDSNS, from the exons ATGGAAACCACAACAAATGATCTCAGCGGAGAGAAAAGCGAAACAAG gTTAATAGTTCAAGAAAGATCATCAG CAGAGAACAGCCCATCTGCAAGTCCAAATAAACCTGAGCCGAGAAAG acAGTGCttacaaaaggaaagaagagaaaaaagccTGATAAGGACTTGAATGCCCCAAAAGCTCCTCTGACAGGATATGTCAGATTTCTGAATGAACATCGTGAGAAAattcgagctgaaaatcaaGACCTTCCTTTTCATGAAGTTACCAAAATACTTGGAAATATGTGGAGTCAGTTACCTTCCCAACAAAAACAG TGTTACCTGGAAGAAGCAGAGAAAGACAAGGAACGTTATATGAAGGAGCTGGAACAGTATCAGCAAACTGATGCCTATAAAAACTTTGTTGCCAGGCAAAAGGCATTGAAAAAAG CTGATGAAGATGGTCTCAATGGCACAGAG GGAAGTGATGACTTGTTCTGCAGTGCATGTAACTTGTATTTCAACTCACCTCACAACAAGCGTGAACACATGTCTGGGAAGAAGCATTTTGCTGTCATCTCATCTCAAATGGACAGAGCAGAAAAACATGCAGAGAAAACTGCAAATGTCAAAGATTCAGCAGAGGTTAAAAAAACAGAAGAGACCACAGAATCTCAACCACTGCAAATTCCACTTGATGGTGATATACCAATATTCACAGAAGAGTTTCTGAATTACAACAAAG CTCGGGAGAATGAACTACGAAAACTCAGAAAAGTAAACACAGAGTTCGAAGAACAGaatgctatgcttagcaagcACATAGAGAACATGAAGAAAGGCATGGAGAAGCTTGAAGGAGAAAGAAGAGAACAACAGAATGAAATTAGTGCTTTACAGAGACATCTTGCCAAACTACGACAAGTTATCTCCCGGAGCTTTAGAGAAATCCAAATCCCAGGAGAAAAGGAACCAATTACACTGGAGTCTGTAGATTCATTTGTTGGGAAACTACAGCTGTATATTCAAGAAAACAGCAAGGAGAACTTAGAATTAACTGCTAAAATAAAAGACATCATTGCTTCTCTGGACTACCCAAA TTGCCTCAAGGATAGTAACAGCTGA